A window of the Mucilaginibacter sp. cycad4 genome harbors these coding sequences:
- a CDS encoding DUF4959 domain-containing protein produces MKKINNCRWLTGLTLMPVLLIMLIVSCKKGESNIEVVSNDTTKPGVVTNVKVENLNGAARLTYTLPNSKNLLYVLASYNINDKTTRETKASYYTDTITVDGFARAKDYEVTLYAVSRANVKSDPVVVKVSPKTPNYLLINDNLDITPDFGGANFFGLNPNKVPIAVHVLSLNDKTNKYDEQDPQYINTDSVNFSVRGYDATPKKFGVYTTDRFGNVSDTVYKTLTPLFETLLDKSKFYTYHLDSDSPIGYGWEFKYLFDGNTGEPGWHTLSAPTKQGTFALGVNAKLSRFVLWERLSGIFGYQNIRQLTLWGTSSDSPKDSVLPKNSAPGTVSGDWVNLGNFTYPNPPSGLPPNQANASDLAFVAAGVNFKININAPATKFIRLECTQTWGGLDYVNALEISLYGNPL; encoded by the coding sequence ATGAAAAAGATTAATAACTGCAGATGGCTTACCGGTTTAACGCTTATGCCGGTTTTACTCATCATGCTTATCGTTTCCTGTAAAAAGGGCGAATCAAACATCGAGGTGGTATCCAACGATACTACCAAGCCCGGCGTGGTCACTAATGTTAAGGTGGAGAATTTAAACGGCGCGGCAAGGCTTACCTATACGCTGCCCAATTCCAAAAACCTGCTGTACGTTTTGGCCAGCTATAACATCAATGATAAAACAACCAGGGAAACCAAGGCCAGCTATTACACCGATACCATTACGGTTGATGGTTTTGCAAGGGCAAAAGATTATGAAGTTACCCTGTATGCGGTAAGCCGCGCCAACGTTAAATCAGATCCGGTGGTGGTAAAGGTGAGTCCTAAAACGCCTAACTATTTGCTCATTAATGATAATCTGGATATTACCCCTGATTTCGGCGGTGCCAATTTCTTTGGCTTAAACCCTAATAAAGTGCCAATCGCGGTGCACGTGCTGTCCTTAAATGATAAAACCAATAAATATGACGAGCAGGACCCGCAATACATCAATACTGACTCGGTGAATTTTTCGGTACGCGGGTATGATGCTACGCCTAAAAAGTTTGGTGTGTACACTACTGACAGGTTTGGCAATGTTTCGGATACCGTGTATAAAACGCTTACGCCGCTGTTTGAAACCCTGTTGGACAAAAGTAAATTTTACACCTACCATTTGGATAGCGACAGTCCTATTGGCTATGGCTGGGAGTTCAAATACCTGTTTGACGGTAACACCGGCGAACCGGGCTGGCATACGCTGAGCGCGCCTACCAAACAAGGTACCTTTGCTTTGGGTGTAAATGCCAAGCTGAGCCGTTTTGTTTTATGGGAAAGGTTAAGCGGGATCTTCGGTTACCAGAACATCAGGCAGCTTACCTTATGGGGCACCAGCAGTGATTCGCCTAAGGATTCGGTGCTGCCTAAAAATTCGGCTCCCGGCACGGTGTCCGGCGATTGGGTGAATTTGGGCAACTTTACTTATCCTAATCCACCTTCCGGCTTACCGCCCAACCAGGCCAATGCTTCCGATCTGGCTTTTGTTGCGGCCGGTGTAAACTTCAAGATCAACATCAACGCGCCTGCAACCAAATTCATAAGGCTGGAGTGTACGCAAACCTGGGGCGGTTTGGATTATGTAAACGCGCTGGAGATCTCATTATATGGCAACCCATTGTAA
- a CDS encoding RagB/SusD family nutrient uptake outer membrane protein has translation MKNIRSYYKIVMLAALVSMGQSCKKYLDITPDNVATIDYTFRNRNEAEDYLFTCYSTMQHLNDVVNNPGFVYSSEIVYPNTLNDHYFNEAGFNLIRGLQSNSNVSLNYWDGANGGQAIFQALRRCNIMLENIDKPIDLSASEKKRWIAETKFLKAYYHYYLIRMYGPMLLIKENFPINASAEEVKRKRSSVDEGFEYAVSLLDEAIPDLPPVIDNQATEFGRITKFIALSVKAEILTTAASPLFNGNPDYAGFKDHDGKSLFSTTYDAGKWQKAADACKAAITECEAQGLKLYTTPPTVGVGNVSDKLKKVLTLQNDITEKWEQNPELIWALNYGFTYQNFTIPRMTSAAVGLASTNPGTFAVPIQTADLFYTDKGVPINEDKTWDYTNRNSTQTGDDSSAPLIMSGYETAKAHFNRELRFYADIGFDGGIWFGNGKRDEGTAYYVQARGPYALAGPKSISATNITGYWPKKLANYLSVYDNIFTTENYHLPVMRLSGLYLLYAEALNEVQGPTAEVYSYIDKVRARAGLDGVQASWANYSKNPSKPGSKDGLRTIIHQERRIELCFEAQSGWDLRRWKELQGVLSKPIQGWNIYEGTAVNYYRPQTIIQPVFGIKDYLWPISTNDLIVNNNLTQNPYW, from the coding sequence ATGAAAAATATAAGATCATATTATAAAATTGTTATGCTGGCTGCCTTGGTTTCCATGGGCCAGTCGTGCAAAAAATACCTGGATATCACTCCTGATAATGTGGCCACGATAGACTATACCTTCCGTAACCGCAACGAAGCGGAAGATTACTTGTTTACCTGCTACTCAACCATGCAGCATTTAAACGATGTGGTGAACAATCCGGGTTTTGTATACTCGTCGGAGATCGTATACCCCAATACGCTGAACGATCATTACTTTAACGAAGCGGGATTTAACCTCATCCGCGGGTTGCAAAGCAACTCCAACGTGAGCCTTAACTATTGGGATGGCGCTAACGGCGGCCAGGCAATTTTCCAGGCTTTAAGAAGATGTAATATCATGCTGGAAAACATTGATAAGCCCATTGACCTAAGCGCGTCTGAAAAGAAGAGGTGGATTGCCGAAACCAAATTCCTGAAAGCATATTATCATTATTACCTGATCAGGATGTACGGCCCTATGCTGCTGATCAAGGAAAATTTCCCGATCAATGCATCGGCCGAGGAAGTGAAACGTAAACGCTCGTCGGTTGACGAAGGGTTTGAGTACGCGGTGTCGTTGCTTGATGAAGCTATTCCTGATCTGCCGCCGGTTATTGATAACCAGGCTACCGAGTTTGGCCGTATTACCAAATTCATCGCCTTATCTGTTAAGGCCGAGATATTGACAACAGCTGCAAGTCCGCTGTTTAATGGTAACCCGGATTATGCAGGTTTTAAAGACCATGATGGTAAAAGCCTGTTTTCAACTACTTATGATGCAGGTAAATGGCAAAAAGCTGCCGATGCCTGTAAAGCAGCGATAACCGAGTGCGAAGCGCAGGGGCTTAAATTATACACTACACCGCCAACTGTTGGCGTAGGTAACGTATCAGATAAACTGAAGAAAGTTTTAACCTTACAGAACGATATTACCGAAAAATGGGAGCAAAACCCCGAACTGATCTGGGCGCTGAACTATGGTTTTACTTATCAGAATTTCACCATCCCAAGGATGACATCGGCCGCTGTAGGCCTGGCCTCAACCAATCCCGGTACGTTCGCAGTGCCGATCCAAACTGCCGATCTGTTTTATACCGATAAAGGTGTGCCGATCAACGAAGACAAAACCTGGGATTATACCAATCGTAATTCAACCCAAACCGGCGATGACTCAAGCGCCCCGCTCATCATGAGCGGCTATGAAACCGCCAAAGCCCACTTTAATCGCGAGCTGAGGTTCTATGCCGATATCGGTTTTGATGGGGGCATCTGGTTTGGTAACGGTAAACGGGATGAAGGTACTGCTTACTATGTGCAGGCCCGTGGCCCCTATGCGTTGGCCGGCCCAAAAAGTATCAGCGCCACCAATATCACCGGTTACTGGCCTAAAAAGCTGGCCAATTACCTTTCGGTTTATGACAACATCTTCACTACCGAAAACTACCATTTACCGGTAATGCGCTTATCAGGTTTATACCTGTTATACGCCGAAGCATTGAACGAAGTGCAGGGCCCGACAGCCGAAGTGTACTCCTATATTGACAAGGTACGGGCAAGGGCTGGTTTAGATGGCGTGCAGGCATCATGGGCCAATTACTCAAAAAATCCATCCAAGCCCGGTTCAAAAGATGGTTTAAGGACTATTATTCACCAGGAACGCCGGATCGAGCTTTGTTTTGAAGCACAAAGCGGCTGGGACCTGCGTCGTTGGAAAGAGTTGCAGGGCGTTTTAAGTAAACCGATCCAGGGATGGAATATTTACGAGGGTACAGCGGTTAACTATTATCGCCCGCAAACCATCATACAGCCGGTATTTGGCATTAAAGATTATTTATGGCCTATCAGTACCAATGATTTGATAGTGAATAATAATCTTACCCAAAATCCATACTGGTAG
- a CDS encoding TonB-dependent receptor: MKPFYNYDQFPVKRGGQQGRLFIGRLLMLLILSCFAINVHAQNRITVVGQVTDTLGVKIPGANIIAENVKNIGTTSDVNGRFVLEVAAGASLKISFVGFIDQHIVVTADNQHVTVRLKEQKLLAEEVVVTAFGKKERKEALVGSVTSIKPGELKIPASNLTNALAGQAAGIIAYQRSGQPGQDNASFFIRGVTTFGYKRDPLILIDNVELSTNDLARLNVDDIASFSILKDASATALYGARGANGVILVATKEGKQGPAKINFRSEFSSSQSTQTPQLVDPIQYMNLYNEASLTRDPTLPLPFPQTKINNTVNTINHTPGSNPYVYPAVDWLDLLFKKRATTQRNDLSVSGGGPTARYYIAGSYNIDNGVLREDIRNNNNNNVKFKNYQLRSNVNVNLTKTTEVIVRLSGTFSEYNGPITSDGSFASDLYNVAIHTSPVLFPAYFEPDAANANAQHILFGNVGLASGTTSNSIQYNNPYAALLRGHKNSSESRMSAQFELNQDLKFITDGLKFRSIFNTNRYSYFDSQLAYSPFYYNIGSYDKDSNKYTLTWLNPQPTGNNVATEYLNYSRNEPNANTFFYLQTALEYNKPFGKGHNISSTLIGTAQQTLYSSAKDPKTGTTTLPYSLPFRNLGLAGRLTYSYLSRYFIETNFGYNGSERFSANHRYGFFPTIGGSWVVSNEKFWNPNILDRLKIRASYGLVGNDAIGSQRFFYQSDVTLNAGPNYAQFGINNQYERKGVFINNYANPDVTWETSKQTNIAVEATFLKNFNVVAEFYRNNRYNILQERTNTPTSEGLESTTSANLGKVNSKGVDLSLDYKQSFSNGAWASIRGNFTYSTNKYKYIEEPDYKESWRHFIGQPISRGYGYIAERLFVDDQEARNSPTQIFSANGTNGILPQGGDIKYRDLNGDGKIDYLDQTFLGYPQTPEIVYGFGFSTGFKGFDLSAFFQGQTRVSFFIDPNKVSPFIPSNDAYIYGNTQVLQAFADSHWSEEHQDLYALYPRLGTTSTTVLNNLQPSTWWLRDGSFMRLKSVEIGYTLPKNISKAMHLTNCRIYFNGLNLLTWSPFKMWDPEQGGNGFAYPIQKVFNLGLNVNL, from the coding sequence ATGAAACCATTTTACAATTACGATCAATTTCCTGTGAAGAGGGGCGGGCAGCAGGGCCGCCTTTTCATTGGTCGGTTATTAATGCTTTTGATATTATCTTGTTTTGCCATTAATGTACACGCGCAAAACAGGATCACTGTTGTAGGGCAGGTAACCGATACCCTTGGCGTAAAAATTCCCGGCGCCAATATCATTGCCGAAAATGTTAAGAACATAGGTACAACATCCGATGTAAACGGCCGGTTTGTGCTTGAAGTAGCAGCCGGTGCCAGTCTTAAGATCTCGTTTGTTGGCTTTATCGACCAGCATATTGTAGTTACTGCCGATAATCAGCATGTTACAGTCAGGCTTAAAGAACAAAAGCTCCTTGCCGAAGAAGTGGTGGTAACCGCCTTTGGTAAAAAGGAACGCAAGGAAGCCCTTGTTGGTTCGGTTACCAGCATTAAGCCCGGCGAGTTAAAGATCCCGGCCAGTAACCTTACCAACGCATTGGCGGGCCAGGCGGCAGGTATCATAGCCTATCAGCGCAGCGGCCAGCCGGGGCAGGACAATGCCTCCTTCTTTATCAGGGGGGTAACCACGTTCGGTTACAAACGCGACCCGCTGATCTTGATTGATAACGTGGAGCTTTCAACCAATGACCTGGCCCGTTTAAATGTTGACGATATTGCCAGCTTTTCGATATTGAAGGATGCAAGTGCTACGGCACTTTACGGCGCACGTGGTGCCAATGGCGTAATTTTGGTTGCCACCAAAGAGGGTAAGCAAGGCCCGGCGAAGATCAATTTCCGGTCGGAGTTTTCTTCATCGCAATCCACGCAAACACCGCAATTGGTTGACCCAATCCAGTACATGAACCTGTATAATGAGGCATCGCTAACGCGTGATCCTACATTACCGCTTCCATTTCCTCAAACTAAAATTAACAATACTGTTAACACCATTAACCATACACCGGGCAGTAATCCCTACGTATACCCGGCGGTTGACTGGTTAGACTTGTTATTCAAAAAAAGAGCTACCACGCAGCGTAATGATTTAAGTGTTAGCGGCGGCGGCCCAACAGCACGTTACTATATAGCCGGTTCATATAACATTGATAATGGCGTTTTGCGCGAGGATATCCGCAACAACAATAACAACAACGTTAAGTTTAAAAACTACCAGTTACGCTCAAACGTAAATGTGAACCTTACTAAAACCACCGAGGTTATAGTACGCTTATCAGGCACGTTCAGCGAGTACAATGGCCCTATCACTTCTGATGGTTCTTTCGCCTCCGATCTTTACAATGTTGCTATCCACACCAGCCCGGTTTTATTCCCGGCCTATTTTGAGCCGGATGCAGCCAATGCCAATGCGCAGCACATCCTGTTTGGTAACGTTGGTTTAGCATCAGGTACTACCAGCAACAGCATCCAGTACAATAACCCATATGCTGCTTTATTAAGGGGGCATAAAAACTCGTCGGAGTCAAGGATGTCGGCACAGTTTGAGTTAAACCAGGACCTGAAATTTATTACCGATGGCTTAAAGTTCAGGAGTATCTTCAATACCAACAGGTACTCGTACTTTGATTCTCAGCTGGCCTATTCGCCTTTTTATTACAACATCGGCAGCTATGATAAGGACAGCAACAAGTACACTTTAACCTGGCTTAACCCGCAGCCAACCGGTAATAACGTAGCGACCGAATACCTGAATTACAGCCGTAATGAGCCTAATGCCAATACTTTCTTTTACCTGCAAACAGCGCTGGAGTATAACAAGCCTTTTGGTAAAGGTCACAACATCAGCTCAACCTTAATTGGTACCGCTCAGCAAACGCTTTACTCAAGCGCTAAAGATCCCAAAACAGGTACCACCACCTTGCCGTATTCATTGCCTTTCCGCAACTTAGGTTTGGCAGGCAGGTTAACTTACTCATACCTGAGCAGGTATTTTATTGAAACCAACTTTGGTTATAACGGTTCGGAACGTTTCTCTGCAAATCACCGTTACGGTTTTTTCCCAACCATTGGCGGTTCATGGGTGGTATCAAACGAAAAATTCTGGAACCCCAATATCCTTGATCGCTTAAAGATCCGCGCCAGCTATGGTTTGGTGGGTAATGATGCTATCGGTTCACAAAGGTTCTTCTACCAGTCGGATGTTACCCTTAACGCGGGGCCTAACTATGCCCAGTTCGGGATCAACAACCAGTATGAGCGTAAAGGTGTGTTCATTAACAACTATGCCAATCCCGATGTTACCTGGGAAACATCAAAACAAACCAATATCGCGGTTGAGGCTACCTTCCTGAAAAACTTCAACGTAGTGGCCGAGTTTTACCGCAACAACCGTTACAATATTTTACAGGAGCGTACCAATACCCCAACCAGCGAGGGCCTGGAATCAACTACCAGTGCCAACTTAGGTAAGGTGAATTCAAAAGGTGTCGATCTGTCGCTGGATTATAAACAAAGTTTCAGCAACGGGGCATGGGCTTCTATCCGCGGTAACTTCACTTACTCAACCAACAAGTATAAATACATTGAAGAGCCTGATTATAAAGAATCATGGAGGCATTTCATCGGTCAGCCGATAAGCCGTGGTTATGGTTACATAGCCGAGCGTTTGTTTGTTGATGACCAGGAAGCCCGCAACTCGCCAACACAGATCTTCAGTGCTAACGGTACAAACGGTATCCTGCCACAAGGCGGCGATATCAAATACCGCGACCTGAACGGCGACGGCAAAATTGATTACCTCGACCAAACCTTTTTAGGTTATCCGCAAACCCCAGAAATTGTTTACGGTTTCGGTTTCTCAACCGGGTTTAAAGGGTTCGATCTTTCGGCCTTTTTCCAGGGCCAGACAAGGGTGTCGTTCTTTATCGACCCGAACAAGGTTAGTCCTTTCATCCCAAGTAACGACGCCTACATCTACGGAAATACCCAGGTGCTGCAGGCTTTTGCCGATAGCCACTGGAGTGAAGAGCATCAGGACTTATACGCCTTATATCCGCGTTTGGGCACTACCTCAACTACCGTGCTTAACAACCTGCAGCCAAGCACCTGGTGGCTGCGCGATGGAAGCTTCATGAGGCTTAAATCGGTTGAGATTGGTTATACGCTGCCAAAGAATATATCGAAAGCAATGCACCTGACCAACTGCCGCATTTACTTTAACGGCCTTAACCTGCTTACCTGGAGCCCCTTCAAAATGTGGGACCCTGAGCAGGGCGGTAACGGCTTTGCTTATCCCATACAGAAGGTGTTTAACCTGGGCTTAAACGTGAATTTATAA
- a CDS encoding TonB-dependent receptor domain-containing protein produces the protein MKTLCISVLFICLLQGLKAQVSGRVTTAGSQPLPYVTVSLIRITDSSSVKSMLTNEQGSYSIEDAPSGNYRLRLSSIGYQTWFSSPFEISGSRESKYLAVIVMKEDTRQLGEVVVRANKPLYQQRSDGLVVNVESSVLTKGSTALQILERSPGVTIDHRDNGIALNGKSGATVMINGKLVRMPLAQVVNLLNGTSADNIEKIELLSTPPAGYDAEGSAGIINIVMKKSKKQGTNGSYSLTGGYGMGEKGTAGINLNHNTKNINLYGSYTFQHDRTYTDLFITGSQYMPFIGGNAETEFYTKTKRISNNHNATLGADIKLDPKTTLSGNLSYNNSLSPGYTYSNAGYKILPDSLLRYIGHINGNGHWDNLTSSLNIEHVPKEGEKVSMEADYIHYGNSSPSEVNTSFVNKYGEQVYANNSVSAQRQRGFANTAINVGVFKADYTNQLSSLLKLETGIKGTHTGSSSSSGIESFNNGVWERNMQTAADIYMKEDIGAAYLSLNWQLDKSISLNTGARYEYSYTNMDNPQTGSNIVDRKLGKLFPTLLFTKKLNDRSELQLSYTKRISRPSYDDLASYFAYSDPTAVYTGNPFLKPTITNNIKLGYNYGDYSFSLLYSRDDNAIARYQLSESPAHDILFISPQNLPYQNYLTFQVNAPFKVSNWWEMTYSFVGGLRQFKEGYTLHPLTKSYFGYSFNFNQLFKLPGSFSAEVSGQYNSLSYNGTTRVDGFGVINAGIKKELKNKGGSLQLSVADVFSAAQIHVRYGTLTREAFDIKSNVLVNTETRRFPVIKLTYSKSFGGIGAAKRNKQESGSKEESERIRSN, from the coding sequence ATGAAAACTTTATGCATCAGCGTGTTATTCATTTGCCTGTTACAAGGCTTAAAAGCGCAGGTATCAGGCAGGGTTACCACCGCCGGCAGCCAGCCTTTGCCATATGTTACCGTATCGCTTATCAGAATTACAGATTCATCATCAGTTAAAAGCATGCTTACCAATGAACAGGGAAGCTACAGTATTGAGGATGCCCCTTCCGGAAATTATCGACTACGGTTAAGCAGTATTGGTTATCAAACCTGGTTTTCATCACCTTTTGAAATCAGCGGGAGCAGGGAGTCAAAATACCTTGCCGTTATTGTGATGAAGGAGGACACCCGGCAATTGGGCGAGGTGGTGGTGCGGGCAAATAAACCACTGTATCAGCAGCGCAGCGATGGATTAGTAGTGAATGTTGAGAGTAGCGTACTTACCAAAGGCAGTACGGCTTTGCAGATATTGGAACGGTCGCCGGGGGTAACTATCGATCACCGGGATAACGGGATTGCCCTGAACGGTAAAAGCGGGGCTACAGTAATGATCAACGGCAAACTGGTGCGTATGCCGCTTGCCCAGGTCGTGAATTTGCTCAACGGTACCAGTGCCGATAATATTGAAAAAATAGAACTGCTGAGCACCCCGCCCGCCGGATATGATGCTGAAGGCAGTGCCGGCATCATCAACATAGTAATGAAGAAAAGTAAAAAGCAGGGAACAAACGGCTCATATTCCTTAACTGGCGGTTACGGTATGGGTGAGAAAGGCACGGCCGGCATCAACCTCAATCATAACACTAAAAACATCAACCTGTACGGCTCCTACACGTTCCAGCACGACAGGACTTATACCGATCTTTTTATCACCGGAAGCCAGTACATGCCTTTTATCGGGGGCAATGCCGAGACGGAATTTTACACAAAAACTAAAAGGATCAGTAATAACCACAATGCTACCCTGGGGGCTGATATTAAGCTGGATCCTAAAACTACCCTAAGCGGTAACCTGAGTTATAACAACAGTCTTTCGCCCGGTTATACCTATAGTAACGCGGGTTATAAGATACTGCCCGATTCATTGCTCAGGTATATTGGGCATATCAACGGAAACGGGCACTGGGATAACCTTACCAGTTCGCTCAATATTGAACATGTGCCGAAGGAAGGGGAGAAGGTAAGCATGGAAGCCGATTATATTCATTACGGCAATAGCAGTCCAAGTGAAGTTAATACTTCCTTTGTAAACAAATACGGTGAGCAGGTGTACGCCAACAATAGTGTAAGCGCGCAAAGGCAACGGGGATTTGCCAATACGGCCATCAACGTAGGTGTGTTTAAAGCCGATTACACCAACCAGCTATCATCCTTACTTAAACTGGAAACAGGTATTAAAGGAACGCATACCGGCAGTTCAAGCTCATCGGGCATCGAAAGCTTTAATAATGGGGTATGGGAGCGCAATATGCAGACTGCCGCTGATATTTACATGAAGGAAGATATTGGCGCCGCTTATCTGTCCCTTAACTGGCAGTTGGACAAAAGTATAAGCCTTAATACCGGGGCACGTTATGAGTATTCCTATACCAATATGGATAACCCGCAAACCGGCAGCAATATTGTGGACCGTAAACTGGGAAAGCTGTTCCCGACATTGCTGTTTACCAAAAAGCTGAATGACCGCTCGGAACTGCAGCTATCCTACACCAAAAGGATCAGCCGGCCATCCTACGACGACCTGGCCTCATATTTTGCCTACAGCGACCCTACAGCGGTTTACACCGGTAATCCTTTTCTTAAACCAACCATCACCAATAATATAAAACTGGGCTATAACTATGGCGACTATAGCTTTTCCCTGCTTTACAGCCGGGATGATAATGCCATAGCCCGCTATCAGCTCAGCGAAAGCCCTGCGCATGATATTTTGTTCATCTCGCCTCAAAATCTGCCGTATCAAAATTACCTTACTTTCCAGGTCAATGCGCCGTTTAAAGTAAGTAACTGGTGGGAAATGACCTACAGCTTTGTTGGCGGTTTAAGGCAGTTTAAGGAGGGTTATACTTTGCATCCGTTAACCAAATCATACTTCGGATATTCCTTTAATTTTAACCAGTTGTTTAAGTTGCCCGGCAGCTTTTCGGCAGAGGTATCGGGGCAGTACAATTCCCTGTCGTACAATGGCACAACGAGGGTTGATGGTTTTGGGGTGATCAATGCCGGGATCAAAAAAGAGCTGAAAAATAAGGGGGGTAGCCTGCAGTTATCAGTGGCCGATGTGTTCAGTGCTGCACAGATCCATGTGCGGTACGGCACACTTACACGTGAGGCTTTTGATATAAAGAGCAACGTACTTGTCAATACCGAAACCAGGCGTTTCCCGGTAATTAAGCTTACTTATTCAAAGTCGTTCGGTGGTATAGGAGCGGCAAAGCGCAACAAACAGGAAAGCGGCTCAAAAGAGGAGAGTGAAAGGATCAGGAGTAACTAA
- a CDS encoding histidine kinase, producing MNRLSVDTLNQNWLFKYKLYHIPFWCVYHYFWFTIAVANPVAAAKSMFFSAYSVKILAYVAFQALAVYFNLYYLMPRYMKKGSLTQYVIYLSLTVICASSLINGGYYLSAFFAGCSVKKMFGVDPSDFASFYNTSFPSTVASMTLGMSIKLTKNWLQTQHRQQLLEKEKLETELKFLKYQFNPHFLFNSINSIFFLIHKNPGMASASLAKFSELLRYQLYECNDHQIPLGKELTYLENFIELEKLRQNNNVHVTFEADEPLPDHLGIAPFILMTFVENAFKHVSKDAESPNWIGIKLGLAGNQLDFYVANSTSDQPETEVVNYSGIGLKNVKRRLDLIYPGLHKLEIQNTANRFEAHLQLTLAELEQSAATLQMASL from the coding sequence ATGAACAGGCTATCAGTAGATACACTAAACCAAAACTGGCTATTTAAATACAAGCTGTACCATATTCCGTTTTGGTGTGTGTACCATTATTTTTGGTTCACCATTGCGGTGGCTAATCCGGTAGCTGCGGCTAAATCCATGTTCTTTTCGGCTTATAGTGTCAAGATCCTGGCTTATGTGGCATTCCAGGCACTGGCGGTATATTTTAACCTGTACTACCTGATGCCGAGGTACATGAAAAAGGGCAGTCTCACGCAATATGTAATTTACCTTTCGCTAACCGTTATCTGCGCATCATCACTTATTAATGGTGGCTATTACTTAAGCGCCTTTTTCGCGGGCTGCTCGGTTAAAAAAATGTTCGGGGTTGATCCTTCCGACTTTGCATCATTTTATAATACGTCGTTCCCGTCTACCGTGGCCAGCATGACTTTAGGCATGAGTATCAAGCTTACTAAAAACTGGCTGCAAACCCAGCACCGCCAGCAACTGCTCGAAAAAGAGAAACTGGAAACGGAGCTTAAATTTCTGAAATACCAGTTTAATCCGCATTTCCTGTTCAATAGCATCAACTCCATATTTTTCCTCATTCACAAAAATCCGGGTATGGCATCAGCCTCCTTAGCTAAGTTTTCAGAATTGCTGCGGTATCAGTTGTATGAATGTAATGACCACCAGATCCCGTTAGGAAAAGAGCTCACCTATCTCGAAAACTTTATCGAACTGGAAAAACTCAGGCAAAATAACAATGTGCATGTTACTTTTGAGGCTGATGAACCTCTGCCGGATCATTTGGGCATAGCCCCCTTTATCCTTATGACCTTTGTAGAAAATGCTTTTAAACACGTATCCAAGGATGCGGAATCTCCTAACTGGATAGGTATTAAACTGGGGCTGGCAGGCAACCAGCTTGATTTTTACGTAGCCAACAGCACCTCGGACCAACCTGAAACCGAAGTAGTGAACTACAGCGGCATCGGTCTCAAAAACGTAAAACGCAGGCTCGACCTGATTTACCCCGGGCTCCATAAACTGGAAATCCAAAATACTGCAAACCGCTTTGAAGCACACCTGCAATTAACATTGGCCGAACTGGAACAATCGGCCGCAACCCTACAAATGGCTTCCCTATGA
- a CDS encoding LytTR family DNA-binding domain-containing protein: MINCVIIDDEPLAREGLASYVREVDFLNLTGTCENPLELIKLLDRQAIDLIFLDIQMPKMNGIDFLKIMQKPPMVIITTAYPSYALEGFQLNVLDYLLKPITFDRFFKSANKAKDYHRLLNNWAQPGAPKTEADEGYFFIKCGNKYEKIYFDEILYVEGMQNYVTIFTAKGKYITLLNLKSLEQNLDSKLFIRVHKSYIVSTGKIDGIEGNDIFIGQHRIPISRNYREQVIRQVVANKLWDKIKFS; this comes from the coding sequence ATGATAAACTGCGTAATAATTGACGATGAGCCCCTGGCCCGTGAGGGATTAGCCAGCTACGTACGCGAGGTTGATTTTTTGAATTTAACCGGCACCTGCGAAAACCCGCTCGAACTGATCAAGCTACTGGACCGGCAGGCTATCGACCTGATATTCCTGGATATCCAGATGCCGAAGATGAACGGCATCGATTTTTTAAAGATCATGCAGAAGCCGCCCATGGTGATCATCACCACGGCCTACCCGAGCTATGCGCTTGAAGGCTTCCAGCTCAATGTGCTCGATTACCTGCTGAAGCCTATCACGTTCGACCGCTTTTTTAAATCGGCCAATAAGGCTAAAGATTATCATCGCCTGCTTAATAATTGGGCCCAGCCCGGCGCACCAAAAACGGAAGCGGATGAGGGTTACTTCTTCATCAAATGCGGTAATAAATACGAAAAGATTTACTTTGATGAGATCCTTTACGTGGAGGGGATGCAAAATTACGTTACCATATTTACTGCCAAAGGCAAATACATTACGCTGCTAAACCTTAAAAGCCTGGAGCAAAATTTAGATAGTAAGCTCTTTATCCGTGTACATAAATCATACATTGTATCAACCGGCAAAATTGATGGCATTGAAGGGAATGATATTTTTATCGGGCAGCACCGGATCCCGATAAGCCGCAATTACCGCGAGCAGGTGATCCGGCAGGTTGTTGCCAATAAACTATGGGATAAAATAAAATTTTCGTGA